In Pseudonocardia cypriaca, a single genomic region encodes these proteins:
- the add gene encoding adenosine deaminase gives MPRDLRQLPKAHLHLHLEGAMRPSTLAELAAEAGVATPPVRGYTSFGEFGMQYRAASALIETEEHLRRVVREVVDDAADDGAVWVEPHFYPPRYAGQLGAVEEVLEIVIDEGERAAAARGIGCGWIVSALRDFEVDQAVDLARLAAKYAGSGVVAFGLAADEALFPPEPFAEAFAIARDAGLISAPHAGELAGPASVYGALDALGARRICHGVRALEDPALVERLVADEVVLDVCPTSNVMLAVVPSIEEHPLVQLLEAGVRCSLNGDDPLLFGPGLLAEYELVRDTMGLSDEQLAQLARSSLVGSGAPHELVADAADQVEDWLTATA, from the coding sequence ATGCCCCGCGATCTCCGGCAGCTCCCGAAGGCCCACCTGCATCTGCACCTGGAGGGCGCGATGCGGCCCTCCACGCTCGCCGAGCTGGCAGCGGAGGCCGGGGTTGCCACTCCCCCCGTCCGGGGCTACACGTCGTTCGGCGAGTTCGGGATGCAGTACCGCGCCGCCTCTGCGCTCATCGAGACCGAGGAGCACCTGCGCCGCGTGGTCCGCGAGGTGGTCGACGACGCGGCAGACGACGGCGCGGTCTGGGTGGAGCCGCATTTCTACCCGCCCCGCTACGCCGGGCAGCTCGGCGCCGTCGAGGAGGTGCTGGAGATCGTCATCGACGAGGGCGAGCGCGCCGCCGCCGCTCGCGGCATCGGGTGCGGGTGGATCGTGTCCGCCCTCCGCGACTTCGAGGTGGACCAGGCCGTCGACCTGGCCCGGCTCGCCGCCAAGTACGCCGGGTCCGGGGTGGTGGCGTTCGGGCTCGCCGCCGACGAGGCGCTCTTCCCGCCGGAGCCCTTCGCGGAGGCGTTCGCCATCGCCCGCGACGCAGGGCTCATCTCCGCTCCGCACGCGGGCGAGCTCGCCGGGCCCGCCAGCGTCTACGGCGCGCTCGACGCGCTGGGCGCCCGGCGCATCTGCCACGGCGTCCGGGCGCTGGAGGACCCGGCGCTGGTGGAGCGGCTCGTCGCCGACGAGGTGGTGCTCGACGTCTGCCCCACGTCCAACGTGATGCTCGCCGTGGTGCCCTCGATCGAGGAGCACCCCCTCGTGCAGCTGCTCGAGGCGGGCGTGCGCTGCTCGCTGAACGGCGACGACCCGCTGCTGTTCGGCCCCGGCCTGCTCGCCGAGTACGAGCTGGTGCGCGACACGATGGGCCTTTCCGACGAGCAGTTGGCGCAGCTGGCGAGGTCGAGCCTGGTGGGCTCGGGCGCTCCGCACGAGCTGGTCGCCGACGCCGCGGACCAGGTGGAGGACTGGCTCACCGCAACGGCCTGA
- a CDS encoding phytanoyl-CoA dioxygenase family protein: MPDLDPTAFADLGVFTPTDGPDAAEAFYRRWGFVVLRDLVAPELIDAMEAECVAAQRGVLGGDLDPRYGSTKYLDDELKAERFVNYVEHVEELAPTIGTTLATPALVELVGRILGTDFWPGRNGVVYQDARPGRESGYTRIGWHADWQAVPHLDIWPGTAFTIHIDGTSPANGFLRVVPGSHLWATASPFENINNAAVPDGTPPSRGYTDVPPPAPMPLGFEKIRGEIPVYVERGDVILHDAYLWHSAARATDDDTMRRHVRGGWHGGDRALMDRETGFVKNAAR; this comes from the coding sequence GTGCCCGATCTCGACCCGACCGCCTTCGCCGACCTCGGCGTCTTCACCCCCACCGACGGCCCGGACGCGGCCGAGGCCTTCTACCGCCGCTGGGGCTTCGTCGTGCTGCGCGACCTCGTGGCGCCGGAGCTGATCGACGCGATGGAGGCGGAGTGCGTCGCCGCGCAGCGCGGCGTGCTGGGCGGGGACCTCGATCCGCGGTACGGATCGACGAAGTACCTCGACGACGAGCTGAAAGCGGAGCGGTTCGTCAACTACGTCGAGCACGTCGAGGAGCTCGCGCCGACGATCGGCACCACCCTCGCAACGCCCGCCCTCGTCGAGCTCGTGGGGCGGATCCTCGGCACGGACTTCTGGCCGGGGCGGAACGGGGTCGTCTACCAGGACGCCCGGCCCGGCCGCGAGTCCGGCTACACGCGGATCGGCTGGCACGCCGACTGGCAGGCCGTCCCGCACCTGGACATCTGGCCGGGCACCGCGTTCACGATCCACATCGACGGCACCAGCCCGGCCAACGGCTTCCTGCGGGTGGTGCCCGGGAGCCACCTGTGGGCCACGGCCTCGCCGTTCGAGAACATCAACAACGCCGCCGTGCCGGACGGCACGCCGCCCTCCCGTGGCTACACCGACGTCCCGCCGCCCGCGCCGATGCCGCTGGGCTTCGAGAAGATCCGCGGCGAGATCCCGGTGTACGTCGAGCGCGGCGACGTGATCCTGCACGACGCCTACCTCTGGCACTCCGCCGCCCGCGCGACGGACGACGACACGATGCGGCGGCATGTCCGGGGTGGGTGGCACGGTGGGGACAGGGCGCTCATGGACCGGGAGACGGGCTTCGTGAAGAACGCGGCCCGCTGA
- a CDS encoding AAA family ATPase, producing MTLPQPALFGSVDEVAERLAGVGYLASTAVATTVFLADRLGKPLLVEGPAGVGKTELAKAVAEATGSGLVRLQCYEGIDEARALYEWNHAKQLLRITAGQGRESWDETRDDVFSEEFLLPRPLLTAIRRTEPTVLLVDEIDKADVEVEGLLLEVLSDYQVTVPEMGTVHASRRPFVVLTSNSTRELSEALKRRCLFLHLDFPDADLERRIVLSRVPELPEALVDALVRTVRVLRGLELRKSPSVAETIDWGRTLLALGMDTLDADAVRATLGVVLKHRSDVDRAVRELKLD from the coding sequence GTGACTCTGCCGCAGCCCGCGCTCTTCGGCTCGGTCGACGAGGTCGCCGAGCGCCTGGCCGGTGTCGGCTACCTCGCGTCCACGGCCGTCGCCACCACCGTCTTCCTCGCCGACCGGCTCGGCAAGCCGCTCCTCGTCGAGGGACCGGCGGGTGTTGGCAAGACCGAGCTGGCGAAGGCCGTCGCCGAGGCCACCGGCTCCGGCCTGGTGCGCCTGCAGTGCTACGAGGGCATCGACGAGGCCCGGGCGCTCTACGAGTGGAACCACGCCAAGCAGCTGCTGCGCATCACAGCGGGCCAGGGGCGCGAGTCCTGGGACGAGACCCGCGACGACGTGTTCTCCGAGGAGTTCCTGCTACCCCGGCCGCTCCTCACAGCCATCCGGCGCACCGAACCGACCGTGCTGCTGGTCGACGAGATCGACAAGGCCGACGTCGAGGTCGAGGGCCTGCTGCTGGAGGTGCTCTCGGACTACCAGGTGACGGTGCCGGAGATGGGCACCGTCCACGCCTCCCGGCGGCCGTTCGTGGTGCTCACGTCCAACTCGACGCGTGAGCTGTCCGAGGCGCTGAAGCGGCGCTGCCTGTTCCTGCACCTCGACTTCCCCGACGCCGACCTGGAGCGGCGCATCGTGCTGAGCCGCGTACCGGAGCTGCCCGAGGCGCTGGTCGACGCGCTCGTGCGCACGGTCCGCGTGCTGCGCGGGCTGGAGCTGCGCAAGTCGCCCTCCGTCGCCGAGACGATCGACTGGGGACGCACGCTGCTCGCGCTCGGCATGGACACCCTCGACGCAGACGCCGTGCGCGCCACCCTCGGGGTGGTGCTCAAGCACCGGTCCGACGTCGACCGCGCGGTGAGGGAACTGAAGCTCGACTAG
- a CDS encoding MFS transporter, protein MTVYRRVVAASGLANLGDGVRQVALPLLAAAITQDALLVAGLTAVAYVPWMLLGLPIGALVDRSRPELFVLGAAVSRGVLFGALTLALLLDVRSMVLLYVVAFLLGVGEAAYDNASQSLIPRVVDDADLERANSALVSVERLGQDLVGPAVGGVMFAAAASLPFAVSAAALLLAGVLVAGLRTPAPVVEGRPTPAAVLREAAEGMRWLLGARFVRTIILTGAGLTFFTQTWEGLLVLLAVGPMGTSETVFGLILAGGAVGGIVGAMLTAPLVRRYPQRALQVTALAVAAVGNFVLAAFPTPVLAAVVLSTTSFSFALWNVLSVTIRQRLVPAAVLGRVNAASRTLSMTAAPLGALAGGGLAAASDLRAPLWVSGLAMVMITGLFVLATRDTEAVRERN, encoded by the coding sequence ATCACCGTCTACCGCCGCGTCGTCGCGGCGTCGGGGCTCGCCAACCTGGGTGACGGTGTCCGGCAGGTCGCGCTGCCGCTGCTGGCCGCTGCGATCACCCAGGACGCCTTGCTCGTCGCCGGGCTCACGGCCGTCGCGTACGTCCCGTGGATGCTGCTCGGCCTGCCCATCGGCGCTCTCGTCGACCGCAGCCGGCCCGAACTGTTCGTGCTCGGGGCTGCGGTGTCGCGGGGCGTGCTGTTCGGTGCGCTCACGCTCGCGCTCCTGCTCGACGTGCGGTCGATGGTGCTGCTCTACGTCGTCGCGTTCCTGCTCGGCGTGGGCGAGGCCGCGTACGACAACGCGAGCCAGTCGTTGATCCCGCGCGTCGTGGACGACGCCGACCTGGAGCGGGCCAACAGCGCGCTCGTGAGCGTGGAGCGGCTCGGGCAGGACCTCGTCGGGCCGGCGGTCGGCGGGGTCATGTTCGCCGCAGCGGCGTCGCTGCCGTTCGCGGTGAGCGCGGCTGCGCTGCTCCTCGCTGGGGTGCTCGTCGCGGGGTTGCGCACGCCCGCGCCCGTGGTCGAGGGCCGCCCCACCCCCGCTGCCGTACTGCGGGAGGCCGCCGAGGGGATGCGCTGGCTGCTCGGCGCCCGGTTCGTCCGCACGATCATCCTGACCGGCGCGGGTCTCACGTTCTTCACCCAGACGTGGGAGGGGCTGCTCGTCCTGCTCGCCGTCGGCCCCATGGGCACTTCCGAGACGGTGTTCGGGCTGATACTGGCCGGTGGCGCGGTCGGCGGGATCGTGGGGGCGATGCTCACCGCCCCGCTCGTGCGCCGGTACCCGCAGCGCGCGCTCCAGGTCACCGCGCTCGCCGTGGCCGCGGTGGGCAACTTCGTGCTCGCTGCGTTCCCCACACCGGTGCTCGCGGCCGTCGTGCTCAGCACCACCAGCTTCTCGTTCGCCCTGTGGAACGTGCTGTCGGTGACGATCCGGCAGCGGCTCGTGCCGGCCGCCGTGCTGGGTCGCGTCAACGCGGCGAGCCGGACGCTCTCGATGACGGCGGCGCCGCTCGGCGCACTCGCGGGCGGCGGACTCGCGGCGGCGTCGGACCTGCGCGCGCCGCTCTGGGTGAGCGGGCTGGCGATGGTGATGATCACGGGACTGTTCGTACTGGCCACCCGGGACACGGAAGCCGTACGCGAACGCAACTGA